Within Paramormyrops kingsleyae isolate MSU_618 chromosome 24, PKINGS_0.4, whole genome shotgun sequence, the genomic segment tgttttgtcataGACAGACATGCAAGCAAATTTCTAATataggatttttaaaaaatgacaatttTGACTGATTAATTTGTGAGTATAACTTTAATCAATTTTCTCAttgaacaacaaaaaaatgaatgttGAATTAAATTCCTACGATTAAGTTCCCTGTTATAGACTAAATTTCCAGTTTATTTccattaattcccatggaaagtttccaactttgAAAATTCCCTGAATTCTGCAACCCTGCCTAGTgaaactacccccccccccctctgaccACCCCCTCCAGCCCCCTTAtttccccagccacctcctcacTCACAGTCAGCTTCTTCCTCTTGCCGTAGGAGCCCCACGGCTGCGGTTCAAGGATGAAGAGTCCGCCGGGCCGCAGGTGCCGGAAGACCCTGTGGAAGAGGCGCTGTACGCCGCTGTCTCCCCAGTTCAGGTGGACCCACTTGGTCACGCTCAGGCACAGGATGACATCATACTCCGGCTTCTGGGCGTGCAGCAATATGTCGTTGTCGAGCACGTAGTTCCCCTGCGGGCAGGAGACCAGGGTCCCGGTTAGCTTCTGCCTGACATTACGAGGAGCGTCCACTTTATTGCTGCTTCAGTTTTTAGATGGCAGTTCACATTATATGAGGATTTACATGCAGTCACATGATTTTAGGATAAACTGACCTCTGGCATCTAATGAGGATTTTGGGcacaaaaatgttaaataacCAGTTCAAATTAAACACAACATTATCCCTCATGTAATTGAGCATGAatgttgccaacaagcctggtCGGTCTGATTCCGTAAGCAGCGCATCTCCAAACATATTTttcttccattcatccatccatccatccatcaattttctgtacccgcttgtcctattcagggtcgcggggtgAAATTTCAGCCGTAACTTAAACATCGTTCAGGCAGCTATGCAAATACCACCACATGGTTAACGCCTTATTagctttgtttattattttcacTGTCAAGTGTCAGTACACcatgacatttttatttgtaacTGGCGAGTTGTTCATTCACCATGTACGTTAAGCAATGTACTGCTCGTCACCCAGAAGATGCTGGTGTGTGTACCTTCAACAAAGTACTGAACCCACACTGCAAGATTTCCAGCTGCATGAAGAGATACAGAATCGGACCATTAGCAACAACAGCATAGCaggaaaataaaaactaaagcTGACTGTACACACATAGTCATTGTGcaaaacaaatgtataaaaaataaaaatatttataatatcatattgttttattgtgatgtcatttagatagatagacaggATGTGATTTTATAATTTTGGGCTGGTTGCCAgttacaaataaaaatgtcatgGTGCACTGCACACTCCGGTCACTAGCCGGCAGCACCAAGCCACACTGACGCTCCacagcagaaataaaaacaaagctaATAAGGCGTTAACCATGCGGTGGTATTTGCAGAGCTGCCTGAACGATGTCCAAGTTGTGGCTGGAATTTCAGCTCCAGTACGCCTCTCCTCATCTTCCTCACATATTTTCTGAGCTATTTTGTAAGATGAACCACTCTAAAGGAATTGTGCTCCTCTTAAATGGACACGAAACACACCTAAAGCAACACACCTACGCAGAAGTCACCTGACAGTCCAAAACAAAGATATTTCCCCACACGCATGGTTGCAAGCTCTCGCCGTGTTTAGACAAAGACAAGGAAGGAAGAGAGCTGCGGTGCGAGGGATCCAAGAGAAAGCACAACACAATCAAACTGGATCGGCACAatctttcacagacacactcacacctcAGATAATACAACCCCCACGGGACCACACCCTCAACAGGAGCACTGGCTACCATTCTACTCATATTTGGGGGCGGGGCAAACTGCagcctctacttatgaacttcCCAACATCTTGCAGAGGCACGAAACAGAAAGTGGTAAACAGCGCGGATGCAGAGACACTGCACCCTTGTTCCGGGATTCCCACTCTGTACGGACGCAGCTGTCATGGGGAGGCACAAGTGAGCTCCGGGCAGACACTGGGCCCCACAGCTGTACTCTGGGCCCAGGGGGAGTACGGGGAGGGGAGGGTGGTTTAATCCACATGCTACGCTGCTCCACAGAGGAAACCAACAGACAAACATGCGTATGAACAGATACAAGAACAAGAGTAAGTAAATTGACAGGAAGTGTTACACAGGGGATAATGAAAAACAGCCCTTCCAAAGCATCTacgaacaaaacaaaacaacaaaaacaggcCTCACTCCACATTTATGAATCCAGAGCACACGCTGCCACATACATCACACTACCTactaagaaaaaaagaaagaaaaaaaacatgacaaccAGAATTTAAAAGCGACACCCTGCAGTATGGTTTCAGTGGCAGCCACACGCGTCCTTGTGAACGAACAGGAAGAGGCAGGCAGATGACACCGGCACCAAAGCCCTGCTTTGTCAAACCATGAGCTAAACGACGACCCCAGAGACAGCAGAACGGACCGATTGTGGTGGTCCAGACCTCCACAAATCGGCAGCACGCAGACAGCAGCAGCCGCAAAGGAACCTTAGGTTCAATTCACCAGCTCAAAAAGGGGGTTTTATAGCATCAATGACGAGAAGCGTGACAATGAAACACAGGTACCTGCAAAACACACCCACTCACAGGGGGAACACTTACCCTCACAAAGGAGATATTAGCAGGAAAGTCACCAGGGACCGCGGGAGGAGTGTCTGGGAGAGGGGGGGCAGCGATGGGGCCCCTGGAGATCTTCAGGGAGACAGGGAAAGGATGGTCCACATCCATGGGAGAGTTGCGCGGGGGCTCAGGTTCCATGGTGCCTTCTACCCCTTCCATATCCTCTGAACACACTGCCCCAGTGTCTCCACGCTCCACGGACACAGGCGGCTCAGCCAGTTTCGTAGAACCATCCGGCACCCACATCACATCCAGTCCAGCCTCAGTCTTTTTATCACTCTTGTCAGGTCTGTCCATTTTCTGGACGTTGTTTGCTGCTCCGCCACTAGGGGACTCCGGCAAGGCATCCCGTCGGCCCGTGGAGTCACCGTGGCTGCCGCCAGCGTCCTCCCGGACCGCCCTGCGGGCCTGCTGGGCCTGCACCTCGGACAGGTAGTGCCGGATGTTCTGCCGAGCAGCATGCACCAGCGCGCTGTCGATGTCCAGCCCGACGATGCGTGCCGGCCGCCAGTTTTTGGCGATCGCCAATGTCAGGTGGCCCGTGTTGCAGCCCAGGTCCAGCACGGCTTTGCCCTGGAACCACTCTGGCTGAAGGACGCACATGCGCGGGTCCTCACTCCAGCCCGGGTTGCGATAACCATAATACTTGTTGTAATTACCATACTGGAACTTCTGCTGCTGCCGCGGCTTCCGGTGACTCTGACTCGGCGCCGGTCCACTCCGTCCGCCCCCCGTGCTGGTGCATGGGGTGTGAAACGTCTGAGGAGCACCCTGACCAGGCCGTCGCCCCTTCTCACTGCCACCCTTCTTAGCCGAGGAGTTGGGAGTGACTGCAGCCGGGCGTGACTCACACTTACTGGAGGCTCGCCTGCGTTTACGTTGACGGGAGCTGAGTTGCTGGGATGGAGGTGCAGCCAATTTCGCTGTCTCAGGTCCACAGCTGGCTGTGCCGCGGGGCAAGATAGGCGGTACTACCGTATCCCTACAGTTGATGACAGTGTTGAGCTCGTAAGGCCGCGGAGACTCCAGCAAGGGCATGGAGCTGAGTAAGACAGCGCCCTCTCTGGGGGCCTCCAGGACTACGCCTTCAGCTGCAGATGCCCCACCAGCAGTTGCGACAGTGCACCTCTCGCTGCTCTTTGTGCTCTCCAGCTCAGAGGGCTCAGGGTGGGCGGAGGTGGCGGCGTTACCCCCTCCCCCGTGGTGCCGATTGCGATGCCTCTTTCGGCCCCCACTCTTGATGGGCGACGCCAGGATGCCGGCGTCCCCCCCGGTGCTGTTGAGATTGAGTGGGTCAGTGATGTCACGCGGGATAAGGATCTCAACAGGGTCGCGGCTCTTCGCCGGAAGCGGCGAAGACTTGGGCGTCTCTGCGTTGATGGCCCGGTTCACCTCCTCGTCCAGCAAGCTGTTGAGGTTAAGCGGGTCAAAAATATTCCCACCAAGCAGGAAGTTGGTAGGCAGGACCGGGTCACTCTCAGAATTGGCCCGTCGGCGTCTCTTGCCAACACCGGGATGCTTAAATCCCACGTTCATGGTGTTGCGCCGTTTGTTCAGCTTCGGTGGCTGAGGCGGCCGTTGCGGTTCCGCTTGCTGCAGGCCGTTTCTAGGCTTAAACGGGGAGCCGGCCATCTTGGCCTCAAGCTCCACCCTTTCGGCATGACCACAACTGTTGGTCGAGTCGCTCTCCATCAGGATGCCGCTCCCAGTGAGCGCCACCACGGCACATGTGGACGCCGAATCTGAATTTCCGGAAGTCGCCATATCAGCCTCCGCCactgtgggcccctgggcacaGCGATCATCTCTTTCTGTTCCttgctgtggctgcaggtgagcTGCAGGATCCACTCTTACAtcacctggcaaaacagtctcTTTGTCCACTGACATTTCTATCATCTTCTGCTGGACGGTGCGTAGACAGGTGACGGAGCTGGCATTTATcttaaaaatacaaatcaaacaacaacaaaaaaatgttgtGATCAGACTCAACGTTTATATCTCGTTTTCCCCATTTTACACATACATATGATAGACAAACAATAAGTGCAGGCATACTCACTGTTCACTACCTGGAACTTTCACGTTTCACACCGCTTTTCTAAACAGTTGCAAGTTCGTATATTGTATATAATGGATCAGTAAACACCCATATATCGGTCTATAAAACACACTAGCGACCAAAGAAACTGATAGTTCTTCAGTGTCCAACTGTAGTCCTGACACCCGATTGCTATGCACCAAGACATACACATGAGCTTTGGCCAGAAAGCGAAGCAAGTTGACGAAGAAAAAACGTTCGTGCGTCGTACGTCGTAAAAACCCACCTCTTCCCTGCGTACCGTACGTGAACGTGCCTCCTGTATTATGCAAGTATCTGTGGGCTTATTTGCATAACCACGCCTCCTGTCGGGACACTTCTTAAAGTTATGAATTATTCATAAGCAACACAAGCTCGACGGAGGAAAAAAAGGCACTCACTCACGAACGTAGCGGTAGGCTC encodes:
- the mepcea gene encoding 7SK snRNA methylphosphate capping enzyme, with the translated sequence MIEMSVDKETVLPGDVRVDPAAHLQPQQGTERDDRCAQGPTVAEADMATSGNSDSASTCAVVALTGSGILMESDSTNSCGHAERVELEAKMAGSPFKPRNGLQQAEPQRPPQPPKLNKRRNTMNVGFKHPGVGKRRRRANSESDPVLPTNFLLGGNIFDPLNLNSLLDEEVNRAINAETPKSSPLPAKSRDPVEILIPRDITDPLNLNSTGGDAGILASPIKSGGRKRHRNRHHGGGGNAATSAHPEPSELESTKSSERCTVATAGGASAAEGVVLEAPREGAVLLSSMPLLESPRPYELNTVINCRDTVVPPILPRGTASCGPETAKLAAPPSQQLSSRQRKRRRASSKCESRPAAVTPNSSAKKGGSEKGRRPGQGAPQTFHTPCTSTGGGRSGPAPSQSHRKPRQQQKFQYGNYNKYYGYRNPGWSEDPRMCVLQPEWFQGKAVLDLGCNTGHLTLAIAKNWRPARIVGLDIDSALVHAARQNIRHYLSEVQAQQARRAVREDAGGSHGDSTGRRDALPESPSGGAANNVQKMDRPDKSDKKTEAGLDVMWVPDGSTKLAEPPVSVERGDTGAVCSEDMEGVEGTMEPEPPRNSPMDVDHPFPVSLKISRGPIAAPPLPDTPPAVPGDFPANISFVRGNYVLDNDILLHAQKPEYDVILCLSVTKWVHLNWGDSGVQRLFHRVFRHLRPGGLFILEPQPWGSYGKRKKLTDAIFKNYHSIRFKPDQFSTYLTSEVGFSSYELIGTPKSSSRGFQRPIYLFRKGPSPPRK